A portion of the Halobacillus ihumii genome contains these proteins:
- the spoIIE gene encoding stage II sporulation protein E translates to MLGTVMKRTGRGAVWKESTLNKGLERVSFSIVSFLANKGVFHLVLSFLLGRAIILSSMAPFGVAFLAVIWWLKRPFVIPATVMMAAGASTYSLGHAGFILGASATFLLLSLILNRMNQPQQLLPFMAMLASIIPRTTSLAFLERWHLYEIFLIAAEGILSFTLVLIFMQSLPLLSPRRYHPTLKNEEIVCLIILLASVLTGMIGFEIQGVATVDVFSRYLVILLAYIAGAAIGSTVGVVTGLVLSLAAVDNLYQMSLLAFSGLLGGLLKEGNKLGVSAGLLVSTVLMSFYMGGSLSSSMWASVCAIALFIMTPKQWVKRLSRYVPGTEEHSQEQQKYLQKVRDVTAVRVGKFSDVFEALSKSFTHLDGSKEEVSQNKEIDYFLSDVTEKTCQSCFKKERCWVNQFDETHHLMTDLMMEIDEKEDPGRVMRKNVDQYCVKSQKLIDTMKHELSFYHANKQLKQQVLESRRFVADQLHGVSEVMNSFAKEIVKEREHHEQKEQIIHGALERMGFEIAKLEIYTLDAGNIDLELIIEIDNYRGEGSKLIAPVLSDILEETIVVTMEDISPYPHGRCLLTFGSAKHYTIESGVAHAAKGGGFISGDSYSMMELGRGKYALAISDGMGNGERAHQESMETLRLLKQILQSGIKESVAIKSINSILALRTSDEIFSTLDLAVIDLHQASSKFIKIGSTPSFIKRGRQIFAVESGNLPMGIIEDVDVDTTSEQLKAGDLLIMVSDGILEGPKHLENVEIWLKRKIREIDRTDPQEVADLLLEEVIRVQAGAIDDDMTVLVARIDHYVPEWSAIPFDKKRA, encoded by the coding sequence ATGTTGGGGACGGTAATGAAACGTACTGGGCGTGGGGCAGTTTGGAAAGAATCTACTTTAAATAAGGGGCTTGAACGTGTTTCTTTTTCAATTGTTAGCTTTTTAGCTAATAAAGGTGTGTTTCATTTAGTGCTCAGCTTCCTGCTTGGACGGGCTATTATATTATCCTCCATGGCACCGTTTGGGGTTGCTTTTCTTGCGGTGATCTGGTGGTTGAAACGCCCTTTTGTGATTCCGGCTACAGTAATGATGGCGGCTGGGGCATCTACATATAGTCTAGGGCATGCTGGATTCATTCTCGGAGCATCCGCTACTTTTTTATTACTCAGTTTAATTTTAAATCGTATGAATCAACCACAGCAGCTACTTCCCTTTATGGCTATGCTCGCTAGTATAATCCCAAGAACGACAAGCCTGGCCTTTTTGGAACGCTGGCACTTATATGAGATTTTCCTCATAGCAGCTGAAGGAATACTCAGTTTTACACTTGTGCTTATCTTTATGCAGAGTCTTCCGCTATTATCACCAAGACGTTATCATCCAACTTTAAAAAATGAGGAAATCGTATGTCTCATTATCTTATTAGCTTCTGTATTAACAGGGATGATTGGGTTTGAAATCCAAGGTGTAGCCACAGTGGATGTGTTTTCCCGCTATTTAGTTATTTTGCTGGCTTACATCGCTGGTGCGGCGATTGGATCAACGGTAGGTGTCGTTACGGGGCTTGTCTTGAGCCTGGCAGCTGTCGATAATTTATATCAAATGAGTTTGCTTGCTTTTTCTGGTTTGTTAGGGGGACTTTTGAAAGAAGGAAATAAATTGGGGGTTAGTGCGGGTTTGCTCGTTAGTACGGTGTTAATGAGCTTTTATATGGGAGGAAGCCTATCTTCATCGATGTGGGCATCGGTATGTGCTATTGCATTATTTATTATGACACCTAAACAATGGGTGAAGCGGCTCTCTCGCTATGTACCGGGGACAGAGGAGCATAGTCAAGAGCAGCAGAAATACCTGCAGAAGGTTCGAGATGTGACAGCCGTTCGAGTTGGCAAATTTTCAGATGTGTTTGAAGCGCTATCCAAGAGCTTTACTCATTTAGATGGTTCGAAAGAGGAGGTAAGTCAGAATAAGGAAATTGATTATTTTCTCAGTGATGTGACGGAGAAGACGTGTCAGTCATGTTTTAAAAAAGAGAGGTGCTGGGTGAATCAGTTTGATGAGACACATCATTTAATGACGGATTTAATGATGGAGATCGATGAGAAGGAAGATCCAGGAAGGGTGATGCGTAAAAACGTAGACCAATACTGTGTAAAATCGCAAAAGCTGATTGATACGATGAAACATGAGCTATCGTTTTATCATGCAAACAAACAGTTGAAACAGCAGGTGCTAGAGAGTCGCAGATTTGTAGCGGACCAGCTTCATGGTGTTTCTGAAGTGATGAACAGTTTTGCTAAAGAAATCGTTAAGGAAAGGGAGCATCATGAGCAAAAAGAACAAATTATTCATGGAGCTCTTGAGCGAATGGGTTTTGAAATAGCAAAACTTGAAATATATACATTAGATGCAGGAAATATTGATTTGGAATTAATAATTGAAATTGATAACTACCGAGGAGAGGGGTCTAAGCTGATTGCCCCTGTTCTATCAGACATCCTTGAAGAGACTATCGTGGTTACCATGGAGGATATTTCCCCATATCCACACGGCCGCTGTCTGCTTACTTTTGGTTCGGCAAAGCATTATACGATTGAGTCAGGCGTGGCCCACGCAGCCAAAGGCGGAGGATTTATCTCTGGTGACAGTTACTCAATGATGGAATTAGGGAGAGGTAAATATGCCCTGGCCATTAGTGATGGCATGGGGAATGGCGAACGGGCTCATCAGGAGAGTATGGAGACGCTTCGTTTGTTAAAACAAATTCTACAATCAGGAATTAAAGAGTCGGTGGCTATTAAGTCGATTAATTCGATTCTAGCCCTCAGAACTAGTGATGAAATATTTTCGACACTAGATTTAGCTGTCATTGACCTTCATCAAGCCAGTTCTAAATTTATAAAAATAGGGAGTACTCCAAGTTTTATTAAACGGGGCAGGCAAATCTTTGCCGTAGAGTCTGGCAATCTCCCAATGGGAATTATTGAAGACGTCGATGTGGATACCACAAGTGAGCAGCTTAAAGCAGGGGATTTATTAATTATGGTGAGTGACGGCATCCTTGAAGGTCCAAAACACCTTGAGAATGTGGAGATTTGGTTGAAGCGAAAAATTAGAGAAATCGACCGAACAGACCCTCAGGAAGTCGCTGATTTATTACTAGAAGAGGTAATTCGCGTACAAGCGGGGGCTATTGATGATGACATGACAGTGCTCGTAGCACGAATCGATCATTATGTTCCTGAATGGTCTGCTATCCCTTTTGATAAAAAACGAGCATAG
- the hpt gene encoding hypoxanthine phosphoribosyltransferase, translated as MHSEIEKILISEEEIQEKCKEMGAQLTEEYNGRFPLAIGVLKGAMPFMGDLLKRVETHLEMDFMDVSSYNGGMRSSGEVKIVKDLDTQVEGRDLLIIEDIIDSGLTLSYLVDLFKYRKAKSIKIVTLLDKPTGRTSHIKADTIGFDVPDEFVVGYGLDYNEKYRNLPYIGVLKPEVYGG; from the coding sequence ATGCATAGTGAAATTGAGAAAATCTTAATTTCTGAAGAAGAAATTCAAGAAAAGTGCAAAGAAATGGGGGCTCAGCTGACGGAAGAATATAACGGGCGCTTTCCACTGGCTATTGGTGTTTTAAAAGGAGCCATGCCTTTTATGGGTGATCTGTTAAAAAGAGTCGAAACACATCTTGAGATGGATTTTATGGATGTTTCAAGTTACAACGGCGGCATGAGGTCTTCAGGTGAAGTTAAAATCGTGAAGGACCTTGATACCCAGGTGGAAGGAAGAGACCTGTTAATTATAGAGGACATTATTGATAGCGGACTCACATTAAGTTATTTAGTGGACTTATTTAAGTATCGTAAAGCTAAATCCATCAAAATCGTCACCCTTCTTGATAAGCCTACGGGTAGAACATCACATATCAAGGCTGATACGATCGGCTTTGACGTTCCAGATGAATTCGTTGTTGGATATGGGTTAGATTATAATGAAAAGTATCGTAACTTACCTTATATTGGCGTACTCAAACCGGAAGTTTACGGCGGCTGA
- the tilS gene encoding tRNA lysidine(34) synthetase TilS: MQVVQSFIEKHQLLQANQTVVVAVSGGPDSLALLHYLNQLRATMNLRVVAVSVDHGLRGETSLEDLHHVEKLADEWNVEFVGTTVNVHLYKEQTGAGTQEAARILRYRFFEQVMDQLEGDVLALGHHGDDQAETMMMQMARSVRPESVRGMPVSRTFSSGELIRPFLCLAKEDLLNYCSLNKITYKLDESNQHTDYTRNAFRKYVMPFLKEQNPQLNKHMQLMSERARDNQLYLNSQAEQVLETMEMSNKIEPFVKFSIHPFLTFPLALQRTAFHLILNYLYGYKKEEVSYMHEEIFFNLLHDDKPNAELDLPNGLKVIRTYDEVRLTFSKPNEPAAFTKTLYIGDTVELPDGSIVTAEWTKEDNELDSFDFICDSYHVKLPLIVRTREPGDRISPRGMDGSKKVKDIFIDQKVPADKRKVWPLVTDSDGQILWLVGLKKGGECVRAASDTRLRLQYKNNRDT; the protein is encoded by the coding sequence ATGCAGGTTGTTCAGTCATTCATAGAAAAACATCAACTTTTACAAGCGAATCAGACCGTCGTTGTTGCGGTCTCAGGGGGACCTGACTCCCTTGCTTTGCTTCATTATTTAAATCAGCTAAGAGCGACCATGAACCTAAGAGTCGTTGCCGTTTCAGTTGATCATGGGCTAAGGGGTGAAACTTCACTCGAAGACCTGCATCATGTTGAGAAACTAGCAGATGAATGGAATGTGGAGTTTGTTGGAACGACAGTAAATGTTCATTTGTACAAAGAACAAACAGGTGCAGGTACACAGGAAGCAGCAAGAATTCTGCGTTATCGTTTTTTTGAACAGGTGATGGATCAACTTGAAGGGGATGTCCTGGCTCTTGGCCACCACGGAGACGACCAGGCTGAAACAATGATGATGCAGATGGCACGAAGTGTTCGCCCTGAATCAGTTCGTGGAATGCCTGTCAGTAGAACTTTCTCATCGGGGGAACTTATTCGCCCATTTCTTTGTCTGGCGAAAGAAGATCTCCTGAATTATTGCTCCTTAAACAAAATAACTTATAAGTTAGACGAATCCAATCAACACACTGATTATACACGTAATGCGTTTAGAAAATACGTGATGCCTTTTTTAAAAGAACAAAACCCTCAGCTGAACAAGCATATGCAGTTAATGAGTGAACGGGCCAGAGACAATCAGCTGTATTTGAACTCCCAAGCCGAACAAGTTCTTGAGACAATGGAAATGTCTAATAAAATTGAACCTTTTGTGAAGTTTTCAATTCATCCCTTTTTAACGTTTCCACTTGCTTTACAAAGAACGGCCTTTCATCTAATATTAAACTATCTGTACGGTTACAAAAAGGAAGAAGTTTCCTACATGCACGAAGAGATATTTTTCAATCTTTTGCATGATGATAAACCTAATGCAGAATTGGATTTGCCAAATGGCTTGAAGGTAATTCGAACTTACGATGAGGTGAGGTTGACATTTAGTAAGCCGAATGAACCTGCAGCTTTCACTAAGACTTTATACATAGGGGACACCGTTGAACTTCCTGATGGTTCGATCGTCACCGCAGAGTGGACTAAGGAAGATAATGAGTTAGATTCATTTGATTTTATTTGTGATTCATATCACGTAAAACTTCCACTCATAGTACGAACGCGCGAACCCGGGGATCGAATTTCTCCAAGAGGAATGGATGGTTCCAAAAAGGTAAAAGATATCTTTATTGACCAAAAGGTGCCGGCAGACAAGCGGAAGGTCTGGCCGCTTGTGACGGATAGCGATGGTCAAATTCTATGGCTTGTTGGATTGAAAAAGGGTGGAGAATGTGTCAGAGCTGCATCTGATACAAGGCTTCGATTACAATATAAAAATAACCGAGACACGTAG
- a CDS encoding vWA domain-containing protein, whose product MLTTKQEGYAMKPGRLKQILLLTDGCSNYGEDPVVVAALARNQGVTVNVIGVLDDEQRNHPQGLEEVESIAEAGGGVSQIVYQKNLSQTVQTVTRQAMTQTIQGVVNNELQQILGQGKTMEELPPEQRGEVVEVVDDLGEMCDLEVLVLVDSSASMHHKLPTVKEALYDLSLSLNARTGSNQFSIFTFPDPKSTIKKMIDWTPELDAIHGIFSKLSSGGYTPTGPALKEALYSFASNPVRKNRHDGEDPYEEAGF is encoded by the coding sequence ATGTTGACAACGAAACAGGAGGGATATGCTATGAAGCCAGGACGGCTGAAACAAATTCTATTGTTAACGGATGGATGTTCGAATTACGGAGAAGATCCAGTAGTTGTAGCTGCGCTAGCCAGGAATCAGGGGGTCACGGTCAATGTCATTGGCGTGCTTGATGATGAACAGAGGAATCATCCTCAAGGTCTTGAAGAAGTAGAATCTATTGCTGAAGCGGGCGGCGGGGTCAGTCAGATCGTCTATCAGAAAAATTTATCACAAACCGTCCAAACGGTAACGAGACAAGCCATGACACAAACGATTCAGGGGGTAGTGAACAACGAGTTGCAACAGATTTTAGGTCAGGGAAAGACGATGGAAGAGCTTCCTCCCGAACAACGAGGGGAAGTTGTAGAAGTCGTAGATGATCTGGGGGAAATGTGTGATCTTGAAGTTCTTGTTTTAGTGGATTCAAGTGCAAGTATGCACCATAAGCTTCCGACCGTCAAAGAAGCTTTATATGACTTATCACTTAGTTTGAACGCGCGAACCGGATCAAATCAGTTCAGCATTTTCACTTTCCCCGACCCTAAATCTACAATTAAGAAAATGATAGATTGGACACCAGAACTCGATGCTATCCACGGGATATTTTCTAAACTTTCAAGCGGAGGATATACTCCAACGGGTCCTGCTCTTAAAGAAGCTTTATATTCCTTTGCAAGTAATCCGGTAAGAAAAAACAGGCATGATGGAGAAGATCCTTATGAAGAAGCTGGATTTTAA
- a CDS encoding type III pantothenate kinase has translation MNFVLDVGNTNTVLGVFEEEQLKYQWRIKTDRHKTEDEYGMLIKSLFDHEGLTFEDMDGVIISSVVPPIMFALDRMSRYYFKKQPMIIGEHEVDHGLAMKYPNPAEIGADRIVNAVGAIEDYDTPLIIIDFGTATTYCYVNENEEYVGGAIAPGINISMEALYAKAAKLPKIEIKGPSEVIGQSTVEAMQSGVFYGYVGQVDEVVRRMKETSSKTPTVIATGGLASLIADESRTIDCVDPFLTLKGLHKIYQNNKDKLAFKGEG, from the coding sequence ATGAATTTTGTACTCGATGTGGGAAACACCAACACAGTGCTCGGAGTATTCGAAGAAGAGCAGCTGAAGTACCAGTGGCGTATAAAAACAGACAGACATAAAACAGAAGATGAGTATGGCATGCTGATTAAATCATTATTTGACCATGAGGGCTTAACGTTTGAAGATATGGATGGAGTGATCATTTCTTCTGTAGTTCCGCCCATAATGTTTGCTCTTGATCGAATGTCTCGTTATTATTTCAAGAAACAGCCGATGATTATTGGAGAACATGAAGTAGACCACGGATTAGCTATGAAGTACCCAAATCCGGCTGAAATAGGAGCAGACCGCATTGTTAATGCAGTCGGCGCTATTGAAGATTATGATACCCCATTGATCATTATTGATTTTGGAACAGCGACAACGTATTGTTATGTTAATGAGAATGAAGAATATGTAGGCGGGGCAATCGCGCCGGGCATCAATATTTCAATGGAAGCTCTCTATGCAAAAGCAGCTAAACTTCCTAAAATTGAAATTAAAGGTCCCTCAGAGGTGATCGGTCAATCGACTGTCGAGGCCATGCAATCCGGTGTTTTTTATGGCTATGTAGGACAGGTGGATGAGGTGGTACGTCGTATGAAAGAAACTTCGTCCAAAACACCTACAGTGATCGCTACAGGGGGACTGGCTTCCTTAATTGCTGATGAATCACGTACCATAGATTGCGTCGACCCTTTTTTAACCTTAAAGGGGCTTCATAAAATTTATCAAAACAACAAAGATAAACTTGCTTTTAAAGGAGAAGGATGA
- the hslO gene encoding Hsp33 family molecular chaperone HslO, giving the protein MADYLVRAMGYNGQVRAYAVQSTETVEEARRRQDSWATASAALGRTLTISAMMGVMLKGEDKLTIKVEGDGPVGAIIADANSKGEVRGYLKNPHVDFDLNSKGKLDVARAVGTTGTLSVVKDLGMRDHFTGQVPIVSGEIGDDFTYYFANSEQVPSAVGAGVLVNTDHSILASGGFIIQMMPGADEQTTAAIEERLSQIAPISTMIREGKSPEEILHALLGQEHLQVLDTMPVSFSCQCSRERVEMAISSLGDEEIDRMIEEDQGAEAKCHFCNEAYQFDEKDLKELQSGSSQ; this is encoded by the coding sequence ATGGCAGATTATTTAGTTCGCGCAATGGGATATAACGGACAAGTTCGTGCCTATGCTGTTCAGTCAACCGAAACTGTAGAAGAAGCACGTCGGAGGCAGGATTCATGGGCGACAGCCTCAGCTGCATTAGGTCGGACACTTACCATAAGTGCCATGATGGGTGTTATGCTGAAGGGTGAAGATAAACTGACGATTAAGGTTGAAGGGGATGGCCCGGTTGGGGCTATCATTGCTGATGCTAATTCCAAAGGGGAAGTAAGAGGTTACTTGAAAAATCCTCACGTAGATTTTGACCTCAATAGCAAAGGGAAACTAGATGTAGCCCGAGCTGTAGGAACTACAGGGACATTAAGCGTTGTAAAGGACCTTGGCATGAGGGATCATTTTACGGGTCAAGTACCTATTGTTTCTGGTGAGATCGGTGATGACTTCACTTATTATTTTGCTAACTCTGAGCAGGTTCCATCTGCTGTAGGTGCAGGGGTCCTCGTTAACACGGACCATTCAATCTTAGCCTCTGGTGGTTTTATTATTCAGATGATGCCAGGTGCCGATGAACAGACGACGGCAGCAATTGAAGAGAGACTCAGTCAAATAGCTCCCATTTCAACGATGATTCGTGAAGGGAAGTCTCCAGAAGAGATCCTGCATGCCTTGCTTGGGCAAGAGCATCTTCAGGTGTTAGATACAATGCCGGTGTCCTTCTCCTGTCAATGTTCAAGGGAACGTGTTGAAATGGCAATTTCAAGCCTTGGAGATGAAGAAATTGATCGTATGATTGAAGAAGATCAAGGCGCGGAAGCGAAATGTCACTTTTGCAATGAAGCGTATCAATTTGATGAAAAGGACTTGAAAGAGTTACAATCAGGAAGTTCACAATAA
- the ftsH gene encoding ATP-dependent zinc metalloprotease FtsH — MSRIFRNTIFYLLIFLVVIAVVGLFRGQGEPQETLNVNEFYDRLNNGEIEEMTMQPVNGIIRITGQLAGSEEGQGMFTAKLPANEQIISNVTQTAQEQSVLKVEEEEQPSVWVTVLTSIIPFVIIFILFIFLLNQAQGGGSRVMNFGKSKAKMYSEEKKKVRFKDVAGADEEKQELVEVVDFLKDPRKFSQVGARIPKGVLLVGPPGTGKTLLARAVAGEAGVPFFSISGSDFVEMFVGVGASRVRDLFENAKKNAPCIIFIDEIDAVGRQRGAGLGGGHDEREQTLNQLLVEMDGFGANEGIIMIAATNRPDILDPALLRPGRFDRQITVDRPDVKGRQAVLGVHARNKPLSDNVDLKTIALRTPGFSGADLENLLNEAALVAARSDAKSIDMEHVDEAIDRVIAGPAKKSRVISEKERNIVAHHESGHTVIGMVLDDADMVHKVTIVPRGQAGGYAVMLPREDRYFMTKPELLDKITGLLGGRVAEEVMFGEVSTGAHNDFQRATSIARKMVTEYGMSEKLGPLQFGSNSGGQVFLGRDIQNEQNYSDQIAYDIDTEVQNFINHSYDRAKTILTDNKDKLELIAGTLLDVETLDSTQIKSLFEKGRLPTDEELEEIAIKNNKQLKANQEEQREIDEKQEKNMQVNVQSKEEKETRTTSEKEKEDNESSESSQDQQDPNQSSDDDKKQ; from the coding sequence ATGAGCCGGATATTTCGTAATACCATATTTTATTTACTTATCTTCCTCGTAGTTATCGCCGTAGTCGGTCTATTTAGAGGTCAAGGTGAGCCGCAAGAAACGTTAAATGTGAACGAATTTTACGATAGATTGAATAATGGTGAAATCGAAGAAATGACGATGCAGCCTGTCAATGGGATCATTCGTATCACAGGACAGCTAGCTGGCAGTGAAGAAGGACAGGGAATGTTTACAGCTAAACTTCCAGCAAACGAACAAATTATTTCCAACGTGACGCAAACAGCGCAAGAACAAAGTGTGCTGAAAGTTGAAGAAGAAGAACAACCAAGTGTATGGGTGACTGTTTTAACATCCATCATTCCGTTTGTGATTATATTTATTCTGTTCATCTTCTTACTTAATCAGGCTCAGGGCGGCGGAAGTCGTGTCATGAACTTTGGTAAGAGTAAGGCGAAGATGTATAGTGAAGAAAAGAAAAAGGTGCGTTTTAAAGACGTTGCCGGTGCTGACGAGGAGAAACAGGAGCTTGTAGAAGTTGTAGACTTCCTGAAGGATCCGCGTAAATTCTCACAAGTAGGTGCCCGAATTCCTAAAGGTGTTCTTTTAGTGGGACCACCTGGTACAGGTAAGACGTTACTAGCAAGAGCTGTTGCTGGAGAAGCAGGTGTTCCATTTTTCTCTATCAGTGGTTCTGACTTCGTAGAAATGTTTGTAGGGGTCGGTGCCTCCCGTGTTCGTGATTTATTTGAAAACGCTAAGAAAAATGCTCCTTGTATTATCTTTATTGATGAAATTGACGCTGTAGGGCGTCAGCGTGGAGCTGGTCTTGGTGGAGGTCACGATGAACGTGAACAAACCTTGAACCAACTTCTTGTTGAAATGGATGGATTCGGAGCGAATGAAGGAATCATTATGATTGCTGCAACTAACCGTCCAGACATTCTTGACCCTGCATTGCTTCGTCCTGGACGTTTTGACCGTCAAATCACGGTCGACCGCCCGGATGTGAAAGGACGTCAGGCAGTACTAGGTGTGCATGCCAGAAACAAACCGCTATCAGATAATGTCGATCTTAAAACCATTGCTTTGCGGACACCAGGCTTCTCCGGAGCTGATCTAGAGAACTTATTAAATGAAGCTGCTCTAGTTGCTGCTCGTTCTGATGCGAAGAGCATTGATATGGAACATGTCGATGAAGCGATTGACCGAGTGATTGCCGGTCCAGCTAAGAAGAGCCGTGTTATTTCTGAAAAAGAACGTAATATTGTGGCACACCATGAAAGTGGTCATACAGTGATTGGTATGGTTCTTGATGATGCAGATATGGTTCATAAGGTAACAATCGTTCCTCGAGGCCAAGCAGGCGGATATGCTGTTATGTTACCTCGTGAAGACCGCTACTTTATGACAAAACCTGAATTACTTGATAAAATTACTGGCTTATTAGGCGGCCGCGTAGCTGAGGAAGTTATGTTTGGTGAAGTATCAACAGGCGCACACAACGACTTCCAACGTGCTACAAGCATTGCCCGTAAGATGGTTACAGAATACGGGATGAGTGAAAAGCTTGGACCGCTTCAATTCGGATCCAACTCAGGCGGACAGGTATTCCTTGGCCGTGACATCCAAAATGAACAGAATTATAGTGATCAAATTGCTTATGATATTGATACAGAAGTTCAAAACTTCATTAATCACAGTTACGATCGTGCTAAGACGATCCTAACAGACAATAAAGATAAGCTTGAATTGATTGCAGGTACTCTGTTAGATGTTGAGACATTGGATTCTACTCAGATTAAATCTTTATTCGAAAAAGGCCGATTGCCTACCGATGAAGAATTAGAAGAAATTGCAATTAAGAACAATAAACAGCTCAAGGCTAATCAAGAAGAGCAAAGAGAAATTGATGAAAAGCAAGAAAAGAACATGCAAGTTAATGTGCAGTCTAAAGAGGAAAAAGAAACTCGAACCACTTCTGAAAAAGAAAAGGAAGATAATGAATCTTCAGAGTCATCTCAGGATCAGCAAGATCCGAATCAAAGTTCTGATGATGATAAGAAACAATAA
- a CDS encoding serine/threonine protein kinase has product MKKLDFNFTPGTTLQGKWQGHTYRILKKLGEGACGVVYLCKRNGHTYALKVGTDSSRMMLEVNMLKKFSKVQGVKLGPSFVDVDDWVTPRRLTYPFYVMEYVQGQPLPGFLQGKSKDWIALTAVQLLSDLDHLHAAGYAFGDLKTENLLVSASRVRWIDVGGVTAFGRAIKEFTEFYDRGYWGYGSRKSEAQYDLFAVTMIMLEMVYPKRFIKGKDPHKTLHHKLALAQMPDFCKKVITGCWQGKYQTAKEMKKGLEKGLMKRTGKPSRVSRATAKKSSSDRSEWGEWIAISILVTMFYGLSWL; this is encoded by the coding sequence ATGAAGAAGCTGGATTTTAATTTCACCCCTGGAACTACCTTACAAGGAAAATGGCAAGGACACACCTACCGTATCCTAAAAAAGCTTGGTGAAGGAGCTTGTGGTGTCGTCTATCTCTGTAAACGAAATGGCCATACCTATGCTCTAAAGGTGGGAACAGATAGTTCTCGAATGATGCTAGAGGTGAATATGCTTAAGAAATTCAGCAAGGTCCAAGGTGTCAAACTTGGACCTTCTTTTGTGGACGTAGATGATTGGGTAACCCCTAGACGTCTCACCTATCCTTTTTACGTGATGGAGTATGTGCAGGGCCAACCGTTACCAGGATTTCTACAAGGCAAAAGTAAAGATTGGATCGCTTTAACTGCGGTGCAACTGCTAAGCGATCTTGATCATTTGCATGCAGCCGGCTATGCCTTTGGGGATCTAAAGACAGAAAACCTGCTTGTTTCCGCTTCAAGGGTGCGTTGGATTGATGTGGGTGGGGTAACCGCGTTTGGCCGAGCGATTAAAGAATTTACTGAGTTTTACGATCGTGGATATTGGGGCTATGGATCAAGAAAGTCTGAAGCACAATACGATTTATTTGCTGTGACCATGATTATGCTGGAGATGGTTTATCCAAAGCGTTTTATCAAAGGAAAAGATCCACATAAAACATTGCACCATAAACTAGCATTAGCCCAAATGCCTGATTTTTGTAAAAAGGTAATTACCGGCTGCTGGCAAGGCAAGTATCAAACAGCGAAAGAGATGAAGAAGGGGCTTGAAAAAGGGTTGATGAAAAGGACGGGCAAGCCTTCCCGAGTCTCCAGAGCAACAGCGAAGAAGTCGTCATCTGACCGGTCTGAATGGGGGGAATGGATCGCGATTTCGATTCTCGTTACGATGTTCTACGGGTTGTCATGGTTATAA